Below is a window of Christensenella minuta DNA.
CAGCTGGTTCCAGTCGATTACCGGTTTCCCTTCGCCCAGGTTGTCGATCAGTATATTCTCCGCGACAGTTAGATGCGGCGCCAGTGCGAATTCCTGATAGATAACGGAAATCCCGGCATCGCGCCCGTCCTTTGTGCTGCTGATCTCCTTTTTTTCCCCGCCTATCCTGATTTCCCCGTGGTCACGCGAATATGCGCCCGCGAGTATTTTCATCAGGGTCGATTTTCCCGCCCCGTTTTCTCCCATCAGCGCATGCACCTCTCCGCGGTCCGCACAGAAATCCACATGCTCCAGGGCGGCGATCCCGCCAAAACTTTTGCATATATCAGTCATTTCAACTTCATGCGTATATGCCATATTTACACCTCTTTATTCATTTTGTTTTCGGCAATTTTAATTTGTGGAATTTGATTAAGTGCATTATACTAAGTATCCGCACACGGACAAAGGAGCGCCGGGTCAGAAAAAGGGGGGATATCTCCCGTACTTTTCCGCGGGGCCACGGAGCTTCGGTCCATAAATGAGATGGATTTTTTCTCCCTTTCGGGCTTCCATCTGGAATCAGACCCCCCGAATCCATAATTAGACCCCTACTTTTCCCCGGGGGATATCAGTTATAATGGGACGAAGAAAACATTACTTTTCGCGTCTTTTTGAAAGCCATATGTATTTCCGGTTTGTCTAATAGAATGCCCGCTTGCCGCAGAATTTTTGAAGGAGGTCTTCCGCTTGAAAACTGAATTGCTTCGCGTTGAGTTTTTATGCAAATTTTTTCACCAGGATATGATCCTCGACCATGTTACATTCAATGTGTTTGAAGGCGAAACGCTCGCAATCCTCGGCGCGAACGGCGCGGGAAAGACGCCGCTCGTGAGAATCCTCGGCGGGATCCTTCAAAAGGATACGGGCGAGCTTTTTTTCCGTGAAGAGCCTCTTTTCGACTATTCGCTCGAAAAAGCGCAGGCCCTCGGCATTCATATCGTGCAGCATTGCGGACGGATCGCCGATTCCCTTACGGTCGCCGAAAATATATGTATCCCCGCACGGCCCCGGGGCTGGATCAACCACCGTAAAATTGCCGCCCGGGCAAAAGCGCTGATGGGGCTTGTCGGCCTTGCGCGAAGCCCCTATGCACTGACCGGGGACCTGTGCGCTTCTGAAAAATCGCTCGTTGAGCTGGCGGCGGTTTTGAATCTTGGGCCGCGCCTGTTGATTTTTGACGAACCGCCCCTGCCTTATTCCGGTTCTCTGGGCCAAAAAATCCTTAATGTGATCGCCCACCTGAAGGCAAAGGGCTCTTCCGTCATCTATGTTACGGATAACATCCGAGACGCTCTGCAGGTCGCCGACAGGATCCTTGTGCTGCGCGACGGGATCGCCGCGGGGATTTTTGACAGGCAGAGCCCTTATTTTAATCCCCGGGACCTTTTGACCGTAATGGCAGGCAAAGGCGGAGGAACGCAGGCATACGAACCCGCGCGCCGGGACGACGTGATTATGGAGGTCAGGGACCTTTCCTGCCGCGTCCTCCATGATATCAATTTTCATATTTACCGCGGCGAGATCCTTGGCATCGTGGGGCCAATGGATTCCAACAAAAGCATGCTGCTCCAACTGCTTTACGGATTTGTCCGCAGGACCAGGGGAACCATCCTGATCGACGGTGAGGCCGTCCATATCCGTTCTCCCAAAGACGCCGTACGGCTGGGCATTTCTTACTTTACTTCGATGAAGGAAAAATCACACCTGTTGCCCGGTCTGACCGTAATGGAAAACATTACCCTTGCCGCGGCAAGGCGCGTCAGCAGCCTGGGGTGGATCAAACCGCACATCGAAAAGCATTATGCCGCAAGCCTGCTGGAGGCGTTCTCCATCCCCCCTTCCCTGCTTTCCGTCGTGACCGGCAGGCTGAGCAGCGGACTGCGCCAGAAGATACAGTTTATCCAGTGCCTGGCCGCAAAGCCGCGCATCATGCTTCTCTATGAGCCGACCAACGGGATCGATTTGGAAACGAAAAAGGAAATCCGCGAAGGGATCAAGCGGATGGCAGCCGAGGGCTGTACATTCGTCGTCGTATCCTCCAACATGCAGGAAAGCCTCGGAATATGCGACCGCTTCCTGGTACTGAGCGGAGGAGCGATCAAGGGTGAGCTTTCAAAGCCCGAAGCGGAACAGAGCAAGATCATCGAATTGATGCAAAAATAAGCAAAGGAGCACATAAATGATAAAAACAATCATTGTGGACGACGAGGTTTGGGTATGCAAACTGATTTGCAATATTGTGGATTGGGGGAGTTACGGCTATGAAGTTGTAAGACAGGTATACAGCGGAACGGAGGCTCTCGAGGTGATCGCCGCGGAAAAGCCGGACCTCGTGTTTACCGACATCCGTATGCCCGGTATCGACGGCCTGAGCCTGATACGCGAGGCCGGGAAGATCAATCCAGGCACCAAATTCGTAATCATCAGCGGATACAGTGATTTTGAATACGCCAAAACCGCAATCGACCTCAATGTGCTCGGTTACCTTTTAAAACCGGTGGAACCGGAGGACCTTTCTTCCCTGCTTATGCGCCTGGAAGACGGTGTTTTCGGCAGCGCGGCGGAGAATTCCAATTCCCTTCACGAGGAGCTGAAAAAAAGCAAGCGGCAGTTCCGTGAGCAATTCATGTACAATTTCCTGATGGTCAACCCCCAGCCCGCTTATTTTTCTCTCGAACAGTTCAACAGGGAATCGGGGCTTGCCTGCCGCGAGGGGTGTTTCCAGGTATTCCAGATGATGCTGGACGAAAAAAACGGGGCCGCGCCCACTGCAAGTTCCGCCATTTTCCAGGCAATCACGGAATATTGCTACCGTCTTTTAAAACCATGCTGCTTTGACGTATGCGTGATCCGGGTCAATCTTTCCGCCGTATGCGCCGTCAATTTCTCTCCGGCGGACGAAAGCAGGATCCGCGTCACGATGGAAGAGGTCTTCCATCAATGCCGCAACTATATCCCGGATATTTCGCGCTACAGCGTAACGCTTGGCGTGGGCGGCGCAGCGCGCTGCTTTTCCGGGCTTTCCGAATCCTTCCACTCCGCGCAGGACGCGGTGCGGGCGCGGATGATCCTCGGAACGGACCGCATCATCAGCCTCGGCGGGCAGGCGGCATCCCCGGAAATCAAGGAATTGTTCCCGCCGAGCTATAAAAACCTGATCCTGCGTTACCTCAACCATACCTGCGAATACAGCGCGCCGCAGGCGACGGCGCTCATCTTTGAAAAGTTCGACAAAAACAAACTGACGGACAACCCGGGCATGCTCTTCCGCTTCGCCCTCGAATTTATCGACTCCCTCTATGCCGCCCTTGCGGGCTGCGGTGTGTCTCTTGCCGGGATGCAGCCGCAGGAAGCGGCAAAGCAAAAAATAGAGTCCCTGAACTCGATCGGGCAATTGAAACAATACCTGACGGAATTGCTTGAAGCGGGCCGCCAGCTGTGCGATTCGCAAAAAAACAAAACAGTATCCACCATCGAGATCCTCAAAAATTATATCGGGGAACATTTTAACGAAGACATCAGCCTAAGCGATCTTTCCTCACAGGTATACCTCAACCCCAAATATATCAGCGAATTGTTCAAAAAGGAAACGGGCGTCAATTTCAGCGACTACCTCTCCGCCGTACGTATCGAAAAGGCTAAGGGTTACCTGATCGATCCGCGCTGCCGTATCAGCGAGATCGCTTCTCGGGTCGGTTACAGCGACATCAAATATTTCAGCAAGCTGTTCAAGAAGATCGTTGGGGTGACTCCTTCCGAATTCAGGAAGCTGCATTGCTAATTAAGGAGCGCACATGCCGAAATTATTTACTTCATTTAAAAAGCGCATAGACAAAATTGTTTTAAGAATGAACAATCACAAAATCGGGACGGGACTTACCATCCTGCTGACCGCCTGCGCCGCAATTTTCGTCGCCCTGCCCGTCGCATATACGCTTTATTCCTCTGAACTCCTGCACAACCAGCGGCTGGCCCTCGGCCGGGCCGAGG
It encodes the following:
- a CDS encoding ATP-binding cassette domain-containing protein, coding for MKTELLRVEFLCKFFHQDMILDHVTFNVFEGETLAILGANGAGKTPLVRILGGILQKDTGELFFREEPLFDYSLEKAQALGIHIVQHCGRIADSLTVAENICIPARPRGWINHRKIAARAKALMGLVGLARSPYALTGDLCASEKSLVELAAVLNLGPRLLIFDEPPLPYSGSLGQKILNVIAHLKAKGSSVIYVTDNIRDALQVADRILVLRDGIAAGIFDRQSPYFNPRDLLTVMAGKGGGTQAYEPARRDDVIMEVRDLSCRVLHDINFHIYRGEILGIVGPMDSNKSMLLQLLYGFVRRTRGTILIDGEAVHIRSPKDAVRLGISYFTSMKEKSHLLPGLTVMENITLAAARRVSSLGWIKPHIEKHYAASLLEAFSIPPSLLSVVTGRLSSGLRQKIQFIQCLAAKPRIMLLYEPTNGIDLETKKEIREGIKRMAAEGCTFVVVSSNMQESLGICDRFLVLSGGAIKGELSKPEAEQSKIIELMQK
- a CDS encoding response regulator transcription factor, producing the protein MIKTIIVDDEVWVCKLICNIVDWGSYGYEVVRQVYSGTEALEVIAAEKPDLVFTDIRMPGIDGLSLIREAGKINPGTKFVIISGYSDFEYAKTAIDLNVLGYLLKPVEPEDLSSLLMRLEDGVFGSAAENSNSLHEELKKSKRQFREQFMYNFLMVNPQPAYFSLEQFNRESGLACREGCFQVFQMMLDEKNGAAPTASSAIFQAITEYCYRLLKPCCFDVCVIRVNLSAVCAVNFSPADESRIRVTMEEVFHQCRNYIPDISRYSVTLGVGGAARCFSGLSESFHSAQDAVRARMILGTDRIISLGGQAASPEIKELFPPSYKNLILRYLNHTCEYSAPQATALIFEKFDKNKLTDNPGMLFRFALEFIDSLYAALAGCGVSLAGMQPQEAAKQKIESLNSIGQLKQYLTELLEAGRQLCDSQKNKTVSTIEILKNYIGEHFNEDISLSDLSSQVYLNPKYISELFKKETGVNFSDYLSAVRIEKAKGYLIDPRCRISEIASRVGYSDIKYFSKLFKKIVGVTPSEFRKLHC